A region from the Paenibacillus humicola genome encodes:
- a CDS encoding Gfo/Idh/MocA family protein, giving the protein MEKVRFLMIGVGGMGRQHIRKLLEVPEAEIAALADPSDAAVERVKTDFPQLADVAVYKDYKEAIAEAGADAAVIVSPHSMHFEQGMACLDGDLHVLMEKPFVAGSENAARIIARAEEKKRHLAVAYQRHLMGPYMYIHDLIAKGELGNINYICAYQAQRWLIGAKGTWRQNLALSCGGQLNDSGSHLLDVVLWLSGLEPESVSAFIDNRGTEVDIDSAVTVRFQGGAIATFNVVGSASIGWHEDVSIHGDKGSILYRNNKILVAREGERGLTEVPEEELPASSDPDRNFVDLVLGRIGEAAAPSSCGLRIARLTEAAWKSAAEGSRVIPLTHE; this is encoded by the coding sequence ATGGAAAAGGTTCGTTTTCTGATGATTGGCGTCGGCGGCATGGGAAGGCAGCACATTCGCAAGCTTCTGGAGGTGCCCGAAGCGGAAATCGCCGCCCTGGCGGATCCCTCGGACGCCGCCGTGGAGCGGGTCAAGACGGACTTCCCGCAGCTTGCGGACGTCGCCGTCTATAAGGATTACAAGGAAGCGATCGCCGAAGCCGGCGCGGACGCCGCCGTCATCGTTTCACCGCACAGCATGCATTTCGAGCAGGGGATGGCGTGCCTGGACGGCGATCTCCATGTCCTGATGGAGAAGCCGTTCGTCGCCGGTTCAGAGAATGCGGCGCGCATCATCGCCCGTGCGGAGGAGAAGAAGCGGCATCTGGCCGTCGCGTACCAGAGGCACCTGATGGGGCCGTACATGTATATCCATGACTTGATCGCGAAAGGCGAGCTTGGCAATATCAATTATATTTGCGCGTATCAGGCGCAGCGCTGGCTGATCGGCGCCAAAGGCACCTGGCGGCAAAATCTGGCGCTGTCGTGCGGCGGCCAGCTGAACGATTCCGGCAGCCATTTACTAGACGTCGTGCTGTGGTTGAGCGGGCTGGAGCCTGAAAGCGTTTCCGCTTTTATTGACAATCGCGGCACGGAGGTCGATATCGACTCCGCCGTGACCGTCCGCTTCCAGGGCGGCGCCATCGCTACGTTCAATGTGGTCGGCAGCGCCAGCATCGGCTGGCATGAAGACGTCTCGATTCACGGCGATAAAGGATCGATTCTGTACCGCAACAATAAAATTCTCGTGGCGAGGGAAGGCGAGCGGGGGCTGACGGAGGTGCCGGAGGAAGAGCTGCCGGCATCGAGCGATCCGGACCGCAACTTTGTCGATCTTGTGCTCGGCCGGATCGGCGAAGCGGCCGCACCTTCGAGCTGCGGCCTGCGAATCGCCCGCTTGACGGAGGCGGCATGGAAAAGCGCGGCCGAAGGCAGCCGCGTCATTCCGCTGACGCACGAATAG
- a CDS encoding sugar phosphate isomerase/epimerase family protein, whose protein sequence is MIKGLTRAGLGWTGSDEELIRKAAEYGFGAVDTDAKALIGALGAEGASGLLAETGVAIGAINLPVEWRRTDADFRQGLPALAESAAAAASLGCTRCITWIMPSTDLPAAPLMAQAVYRFRVCAEILGAYGLRLGLEFVGPHHARTARKNPFIWTAEETLELIAAIGLPNVGMLIDSYHCHTTGFGPERLERLSGEQIVHVHINDARDLPVEELRDNDRLYIGEGVIDLKGFLQALKKTGYDGPVAQEVLTPQPPSDSTDELLKRTKAGFDRLFAEL, encoded by the coding sequence ATGATCAAAGGATTGACCCGGGCCGGACTCGGCTGGACAGGGAGCGATGAAGAGCTGATCCGCAAGGCGGCGGAATACGGCTTCGGCGCGGTCGATACCGACGCGAAAGCGCTGATCGGCGCTTTGGGCGCCGAAGGGGCTTCCGGTCTGCTGGCGGAGACCGGCGTTGCGATCGGCGCGATCAACCTGCCGGTGGAATGGCGCAGGACGGACGCCGATTTCCGGCAGGGGCTGCCTGCCCTCGCCGAATCGGCGGCTGCGGCCGCCTCGCTTGGCTGTACGCGCTGCATCACGTGGATCATGCCTTCCACGGATTTGCCGGCCGCCCCGCTGATGGCGCAGGCGGTATACCGGTTCCGCGTATGCGCGGAAATACTCGGCGCGTACGGGCTGCGGCTGGGGCTCGAATTCGTCGGCCCGCATCATGCCCGCACGGCGAGGAAAAATCCGTTTATTTGGACCGCCGAGGAAACGCTCGAGCTGATCGCCGCGATCGGGCTGCCGAACGTCGGCATGCTGATCGACAGCTATCACTGCCATACGACCGGCTTCGGTCCGGAACGGCTCGAACGTCTGAGCGGGGAACAAATCGTGCACGTCCACATTAACGACGCCAGGGATTTACCCGTCGAAGAACTGAGGGACAACGACCGGCTTTATATCGGCGAGGGCGTGATCGACCTGAAGGGGTTCCTGCAGGCGTTGAAAAAAACCGGCTACGACGGTCCCGTCGCGCAGGAGGTGCTGACGCCGCAGCCGCCTTCGGATTCTACGGACGAGCTGCTGAAGCGAACGAAGGCCGGGTTCGACCGGCTGTTTGCGGAATTATAA
- a CDS encoding MATE family efflux transporter gives MMEPKAKSRPVLTEGPIAKTLFLFSLPILFGNVLQSLNGSINSIWVGQFLGETALAATSNANIIMFFLLSLIFGISMAAVILVGQNLGAQKVEEAKRVVGTSVVFFAITSVIVGAAGVIFSPHILDLLNTPPDAKPFAVTYTQIIFAGIPFMFGYNLVMAVLRGSGDAKTPFYFLLFSAGLDVLLNPLLITGFGPFPKLGIGGSATATFFAQFVSFFALLVYLYMKKYFLRITKQDLHLLRLNWPLVGILIRKGLPMGLNMVVVSVSNLVLIHIVNAFGSESTAAFGVANQISSYVQMPAMAVGGAVTSIAAQNIGAGKWDRVSRVTWTGVGFNILLTGLLVLLLHLFNREALGLFLPIHGMAIELGIHINNITLWSFIIFGIFNVVAGVVRSSGAVIVPLIVSFIALLVIRIPLASYFGSRFGFDMIWWSFPISFAIAAALNVLYYLYGGWRKTRMMEAMNRA, from the coding sequence ATCATGGAACCAAAAGCCAAGAGCCGGCCTGTTCTGACGGAAGGGCCGATCGCCAAGACGCTCTTCCTGTTTTCCCTGCCCATCCTGTTCGGAAACGTGCTGCAGTCGCTTAACGGATCGATCAACTCGATCTGGGTCGGCCAATTTTTGGGGGAAACCGCGCTTGCCGCGACATCGAACGCGAATATCATCATGTTCTTCCTGCTCAGCCTGATCTTCGGCATCTCGATGGCGGCCGTCATTCTCGTCGGGCAAAATTTAGGCGCGCAGAAGGTCGAAGAAGCCAAACGCGTCGTCGGCACGAGCGTCGTGTTCTTCGCCATCACGTCCGTGATCGTCGGCGCGGCCGGCGTTATTTTCTCCCCGCATATTCTGGATTTGCTGAATACGCCGCCCGACGCGAAGCCGTTTGCCGTCACGTATACGCAAATTATTTTTGCCGGTATTCCGTTCATGTTCGGCTACAACCTGGTTATGGCCGTCCTGCGCGGCTCGGGCGACGCCAAGACGCCGTTTTATTTCCTGCTGTTTTCGGCGGGGCTGGACGTGCTGCTGAATCCGCTGCTCATTACGGGCTTCGGGCCGTTTCCGAAGCTCGGCATCGGCGGGTCGGCCACGGCGACGTTTTTCGCGCAGTTCGTCAGCTTCTTCGCACTGCTCGTCTACTTGTATATGAAAAAATATTTTCTTCGCATCACAAAACAGGATCTTCACCTGCTTCGGCTCAATTGGCCGCTCGTCGGCATTCTGATCCGCAAAGGACTGCCTATGGGGCTCAACATGGTCGTCGTCTCGGTCAGCAACCTGGTGCTGATCCATATTGTGAACGCTTTCGGCTCCGAATCGACCGCGGCCTTCGGAGTGGCGAACCAAATTTCCAGCTACGTGCAGATGCCGGCCATGGCCGTCGGCGGGGCGGTGACATCGATCGCGGCGCAAAACATCGGGGCGGGAAAATGGGACCGGGTCAGCCGCGTCACCTGGACGGGAGTCGGCTTCAATATTTTGCTGACGGGGCTGCTTGTCCTCCTCCTGCACCTGTTCAACCGCGAGGCGCTCGGCCTGTTTCTGCCGATTCACGGCATGGCGATCGAGCTTGGCATCCACATTAACAATATCACGCTTTGGTCGTTTATTATTTTCGGCATCTTCAACGTGGTGGCGGGCGTCGTCCGTTCGTCCGGGGCGGTCATCGTGCCGCTCATCGTATCGTTCATCGCGCTGCTCGTCATCCGCATCCCGCTTGCCTCGTATTTCGGCAGCCGTTTCGGGTTCGATATGATCTGGTGGAGCTTCCCGATCAGCTTTGCCATCGCCGCCGCGCTGAACGTGCTTTATTATTTGTACGGCGGCTGGCGCAAAACGCGCATGATGGAAGCGATGAACCGGGCTTAA
- a CDS encoding Gfo/Idh/MocA family protein has product MQTVRWGIIGCGDVTEVKSGPGFRKANGSRLAAVMRRNAALAEDYARRHGVPNWYSDAQHLIDDPGVDAVYIATPPAFHKEYTLMAARAGKPVYVEKPMAMNAAECEDMIEACRQAGVPLFVAYYRRALPRFRKVKELLEGGVIGDVRFVTTVQLGRPAAADSWRVQPDISGGGLFLDVASHTLDLLDELLGPIAEARGFAANQGGCYKAEDIVTGAFQFESGIYGTGTWCFSSYTHADRNEIVGTEGKITFSTFDNRPVVVETQQGVREFRIDHPEHIQQPLIQTIVDQLLGRGECPSTGVSGARTSRVMDRLIADYYHRTV; this is encoded by the coding sequence ATGCAAACGGTAAGATGGGGCATAATCGGCTGCGGCGATGTAACGGAGGTGAAGAGCGGCCCGGGATTCCGGAAAGCAAACGGCTCCCGTTTGGCAGCCGTCATGCGCCGAAACGCGGCACTCGCCGAAGACTATGCCAGGAGGCACGGCGTCCCGAATTGGTACAGCGACGCGCAGCACCTGATCGACGATCCCGGTGTGGATGCCGTTTATATCGCCACTCCCCCGGCTTTTCATAAGGAATATACGCTGATGGCGGCACGGGCGGGCAAACCCGTTTACGTGGAAAAGCCGATGGCGATGAACGCCGCCGAATGCGAGGACATGATCGAAGCGTGCCGGCAAGCCGGCGTACCGCTGTTTGTCGCGTACTACCGGCGGGCGCTGCCGCGTTTCCGCAAAGTGAAAGAGCTGCTTGAAGGCGGAGTGATCGGCGACGTCCGTTTCGTCACGACCGTCCAGCTGGGAAGGCCGGCAGCGGCGGACTCCTGGCGGGTACAGCCGGACATTTCAGGCGGCGGCCTCTTTCTGGACGTCGCGAGCCACACGCTGGACCTGCTCGACGAGCTGCTGGGGCCGATCGCCGAAGCACGGGGCTTCGCGGCCAATCAAGGCGGATGCTATAAAGCGGAGGATATCGTGACGGGAGCCTTTCAGTTCGAGTCGGGCATATACGGGACGGGAACGTGGTGCTTCTCGTCGTACACCCATGCGGACCGGAACGAAATCGTCGGCACGGAAGGAAAAATAACGTTCAGCACGTTCGATAACCGGCCGGTCGTAGTCGAAACGCAGCAGGGTGTCCGGGAATTTCGGATCGATCATCCGGAGCATATTCAGCAGCCGCTTATTCAAACGATCGTCGATCAGCTGCTCGGCCGCGGAGAATGTCCCAGCACCGGCGTTTCAGGCGCCAGGACAAGCCGCGTCATGGACCGGCTGATTGCGGATTATTACCATCGCACCGTTTAA